From the genome of Clavelina lepadiformis chromosome 2, kaClaLepa1.1, whole genome shotgun sequence:
AGGTgcaattgaaatttttctcaTGACACCATTGATCAAGCAAGCTCTCCAGCGGTGGTCGGTAATCTCGTtcctttttcttgtttgtgcAATTGAATTcccaaagtttaaaaactataCGATAAAAAAGAGATTTGATTTATCTATTTCTGCGGTTTTATCTTAGGTTACCTATTGTTTTAAGTAAGTTATCGAAGCACGACGACTGAAATTCATTACCTGACAAAATATAAGGAAGTTGATAAAAGGATGAAAAATTTTCGAAACAAAACATCGAGAAAAGTTGTCGATCTTTCATTTGACCAACAATGAATTGGCTTAACTTGTCACTTTTCTGTAATTTAGAATTGTTTGTCTAGCAGCAAGTAATTCCGACAGTGTCATGAATTTTGTTATCTTCTTGCTAATGGCATTTTTATTATCTAATAAAAATCCAATGATCACAACGCAAGCAATAGACGAATTATGCAATAACCATGGTAATATATACAAGTTGCCTTCTTTCTACTGATGTACACAAGCTTTTACGAAAAAGAGACTTGCCTCTCTAGAAGAGCTACCGTAGTGTTTTGAAACAAGATTAGTCTGTTCAGTTGTTGCATTGCTTGATGTTGAAGTAGTTTTACCAGACTGGTTTGTGGATGGAGATATCTGGTGCTGTGCTGTTGACGATACTGTTTGAACTTGTACAACGTTTGTCAGATCGGGTAGCTTGATTGGGTATTTCTTAAGCCCAGTAAGAACGAGACCGTCTTCATCGTAACCTTCTTCAGGACCCGGATGCCGATAGATTTTTTGTAATTCTTGAGACAAATATTCCATTAAAAGTTTCATAAACTTTAAATGACCCATCAGCCGCGCCCCCATTCGCAAGTGCCAAAAAACGGAAGGTGTGGCATACAAGAAAGcctgtaaattaaaaaaatttctacttacaagtttttaatatttttaccatGTTTAAAGCCTCAATAAAACGCAACATTTTACAACGTTTTATAAGTAAAGCTGCAATCGTCTGAACtatgttttaaatataattttaagtaattgggtttagtggccgtgctaaccatttaattatttgctgctttttcccgCTTATTTTTTGCTGGTGgaatttttatgttattacGCTGTAAAATGCATTTTAGTTTTCGTTCCCCCACAGATTGATGAcgaataataaataatacaatacaatttaaTTCTAAATTCATTTCAAGTTAAGTTTTCCTTCTAACACCGTCAAAACTGGTTTAGCAAAAATAACTACCAGGCATGTACAGGGTGTAAGAGGAAGTCCTAACCACGAGCAATTTGGCCGAGTTACTGTTTAACCATATTATGATGATCTTTATCATATTGAATTGATTTGAGAAAAGTATTAATTGTGTATTCACCTGTACCAGGATAAAATACGGTATCCATACAATTATTTGCTTTATATTGTTCGGATTGTCCACAAGCGGAACTTCATGGTATTTGGTCAGGTTGTCACAAACATTTATTGCTTCAATCTCGTGCAATGGTTCCCAGCAATAAGCGTTGGCGAAAGTTATAAACTCGTTGTCAAAACCTTTCGACTGGTTAACGGGATAACAGCTTAGGTTGGGACCTGTAAAAATAAAGCATCACACtgtaaatataataaacagtttgtgtaaatggACGAAACACATATTTAATTCTTAAATGATCTTGGTAAACTTCCAACTTTTAGTATTAAGTCATGGTCATAATTATTACGAGTACAGTGTGCTGCCTTTAGCGATACTCATTCCACTGTATACGAAGACTTCTACTAAATGTATTCGTTCGTAAgagcaaacaaaatttgcgATTAGTTTTAATTCATCCATGCATGAGCGTTTCAAGTTTTGAGTTGTACCAAAAACTGTATTTATTCTAGAACTTTTTCACTATCACAGTATACTGTATACTATGCATTTTGCTAAAGGACAAAAAAGGTTTACAGAATGTGATTAACCGCTACTgacagaaatatttcaacacaaTTAAAGCGGAATCGTTGTTCAAATTGCTTTGATGGTTCAAAATAGCACCTTATTTTATACTCGCGAAAATATAACCAAAGTTTATCACCGTTATTAAA
Proteins encoded in this window:
- the LOC143447304 gene encoding uncharacterized protein LOC143447304 isoform X1; this encodes MSSSTEAAFEKLDSISKEHEAEVVIDLGADRLLKWIGVYLLLALAVVIKITDYVGPNLSCYPVNQSKGFDNEFITFANAYCWEPLHEIEAINVCDNLTKYHEVPLVDNPNNIKQIIVWIPYFILVQAFLYATPSVFWHLRMGARLMGHLKFMKLLMEYLSQELQKIYRHPGPEEGYDEDGLVLTGLKKYPIKLPDLTNVVQVQTVSSTAQHQISPSTNQSGKTTSTSSNATTEQTNLVSKHYGSSSREKSDKLSQFIVGQMKDRQLFSMFCFENFSSFYQLPYILSVFKLWEFNCTNKKKERDYRPPLESLLDQWCHEKNFNCTLLVKMYFLKHICTGLVSLIMLIMIICGYVFIIADVESPDSFSCQLPYHDLCVLCNIKRKKDVVAVIWFDFAITLLVCLMSFIYWWNVRSSREEAKCNFFEQLHQASEAALRTARLSEEIAKEQQK
- the LOC143447304 gene encoding uncharacterized protein LOC143447304 isoform X3, which produces MSSSTEAAFEKLDSISKEHEAEVVIDLGADRLLKWIGVYLLLALAVVIKITDYVGPNLSCYPVNQSKGFDNEFITFANAYCWEPLHEIEAINVCDNLTKYHEVPLVDNPNNIKQIIVWIPYFILVQAFLYATPSVFWHLRMGARLMGHLKFMKLLMEYLSQELQKIYRHPGPEEGYDEDGLVLTGLKKYPIKLPDLTNVVQVQTVSSTAQHQISPSTNQSGKTTSTSSNATTEQTNLVSKHYGSSSREKSDKLSQFIVGQMKDRQLFSMFCFENFSSFYQLPYILSVFKLWEFNCTNKKKERDYRPPLESLLDQWCHEKNFNCTLLVKMYFLKHICTGLVSLIMLIMIICGYVFIIADVESPDSFSERKMWSQ
- the LOC143447304 gene encoding uncharacterized protein LOC143447304 isoform X2, which translates into the protein MDWSLSIARPGCCPNLSCYPVNQSKGFDNEFITFANAYCWEPLHEIEAINVCDNLTKYHEVPLVDNPNNIKQIIVWIPYFILVQAFLYATPSVFWHLRMGARLMGHLKFMKLLMEYLSQELQKIYRHPGPEEGYDEDGLVLTGLKKYPIKLPDLTNVVQVQTVSSTAQHQISPSTNQSGKTTSTSSNATTEQTNLVSKHYGSSSREKSDKLSQFIVGQMKDRQLFSMFCFENFSSFYQLPYILSVFKLWEFNCTNKKKERDYRPPLESLLDQWCHEKNFNCTLLVKMYFLKHICTGLVSLIMLIMIICGYVFIIADVESPDSFSCQLPYHDLCVLCNIKRKKDVVAVIWFDFAITLLVCLMSFIYWWNVRSSREEAKCNFFEQLHQASEAALRTARLSEEIAKEQQK